Proteins from a genomic interval of Anolis sagrei isolate rAnoSag1 chromosome 1, rAnoSag1.mat, whole genome shotgun sequence:
- the SOX7 gene encoding transcription factor SOX-7 has protein sequence MASRLGSCGWERLEMPGEEGQGLGRGGAGGGGAGGGGEKAAAESRIRRPMNAFMVWAKDERKRLAAQNPDLHNAELSKMLGKSWKSLTPSQKRPYVEEAERLRVQHMHDYPTYKYRPRRKKQVKRICKRVDPSFLLGNLSRDQDPLLEKRACGRAAGEKDGQIEYSPTSVLPSLGRYREAPVGSGNLGAHMDSYPYGLPTPPEMSPLDVIDPEQSFFSTPCSEDPHRPHMPGAPYSLEYNASPLQCNRPLTHMPSSSIHPTPSSCSGNSGNYYSPVFHPALQTPALQAHLGQLSPPPEHQNFDTLDPLSQDDLLEEMDRDEFDQYLNAPGGHPEPSGLLISGHVQVSQVAGGALVASISSAPSTSSEASLISVLADATATYYNNYGVS, from the exons ATGGCTTCGCGGCTGGGCTCTTGCGGCTGGGAGAGGCTGGAGATGCCCGGCGAAGAAGGGCAAGGCCTCGGccgaggaggagcaggaggaggaggagcaggaggaggaggggagaaggcTGCGGCGGAGAGCCGGATCCGGCGCCCCATGAACGCCTTCATGGTCTGGGCCAAGGACGAGAGGAAGCGCCTGGCCGCACAGAACCCGGACCTGCACAACGCCGAGCTCAGCAAGATGCTGG GCAAATCCTGGAAGTCTCTAACCCCGTCCCAGAAGAGGCCCTATGTCGAAGAGGCAGAGCGGCTGCGTGTCCAGCACATGCACGACTACCCAACCTACAAATACCGCCCGAGAAGGAAGAAACAAGTCAAACGGATCTGTAAGCGGGTGGATCCTAGTTTCCTGCTGGGCAACCTCTCCAGGGATCAAGACCCTTTGCTAGAGAAGAGGGCGTGCGGCCGGGCAGCGGGTGAGAAAGACGGCCAGATTGAATATTCTCCCACTTCGGTGTTGCCGAGCCTTGGGCGGTACCGGGAGGCACCGGTTGGAAGCGGCAACCTCGGTGCTCACATGGACAGCTACCCGTATGGCTTGCCCACGCCACCGGAGATGTCTCCGTTGGATGTGATTGACCCGGAGCAAAGCTTCTTCTCCACCCCTTGCTCCGAAGACCCTCATCGACCCCACATGCCCGGAGCCCCCTACTCTCTGGAATACAACGCCAGCCCTCTCCAGTGTAACCGGCCTCTAACCCACATGCCTTCGTCCTCTATCCATCCTACTCCGTCGAGCTGCTCGGGAAATTCAGGAAATTATTACTCACCTGTTTTCCACCCTGCTCTCCAGACCCCCGCTCTCCAGGCCCACCTCGGCCAGCTTTCTCCTCCCCCGGAGCACCAGAACTTCGACACCCTGGACCCCTTGAGCCAGGATGACTTGCTGGAGGAAATGGATCGTGACGAGTTTGACCAGTATCTCAACGCACCCGGAGGACATCCGGAGCCTAGCGGGCTGCTCATCAGTGGACACGTCCAGGTCTCCCAGGTGGCCGGAGGGGCACTGGTTGCGTCTATCTCCTCGGCCCCATCCACCTCATCCGAGGCCAGCCTCATTTCGGTCCTCGCAGACGCGACGGCGACCTACTACAACAACTATGGCGTTTCCTAG